One part of the Rhizobium rhizogenes genome encodes these proteins:
- a CDS encoding amino acid ABC transporter permease has translation MSGFDLWAILSNADYVSMLLHGIQMTFIIYAGSWLLAMSLAIVLLAIRLSPFRFGDPLVAAYVSYHRNVPTLVQLMLWYFGVFTLLPSGLASWLSSHNAESIFAIIGLGLCQAAYFSEDLRSGVRSINPGQMEAARALGHSYVSAMRFVIMPQGVRNALPPLINHSTSLFKNSSLGVLIGAPELTHAVKEVENLSFRTFEVYLVATVLYLFFSLLIMGIGAYISMRADPLRRARA, from the coding sequence GTGAGCGGTTTTGACCTCTGGGCAATCCTGAGCAATGCGGACTACGTCTCGATGCTTTTGCACGGCATCCAGATGACGTTCATCATCTATGCCGGCTCGTGGCTGCTGGCCATGTCGCTGGCCATCGTGCTGCTTGCCATTCGCCTGTCACCCTTCCGCTTCGGTGATCCGCTGGTGGCGGCCTATGTTTCCTATCATCGCAACGTGCCGACACTCGTGCAGCTGATGCTGTGGTATTTCGGCGTTTTCACGCTGCTGCCAAGCGGATTGGCCAGCTGGCTTTCCAGTCACAATGCGGAATCGATCTTCGCCATTATCGGCCTCGGCCTCTGTCAGGCCGCCTATTTCAGTGAGGATCTGCGTTCCGGCGTTCGCTCCATCAATCCCGGCCAGATGGAGGCCGCACGTGCGCTCGGGCATAGCTATGTCTCGGCCATGCGTTTCGTCATCATGCCGCAGGGCGTTCGCAACGCGCTGCCACCGCTGATCAACCACAGCACCTCGCTGTTCAAGAACAGCAGTCTCGGCGTTCTGATCGGGGCGCCTGAACTCACTCATGCGGTCAAGGAAGTCGAAAATCTCAGTTTCCGGACGTTTGAGGTCTATCTGGTCGCCACCGTGCTTTATCTGTTCTTCTCGCTGCTGATCATGGGTATCGGAGCCTATATCTCCATGCGCGCCGATCCGCTCAGGAGGGCACGGGCATGA
- a CDS encoding SDR family oxidoreductase: protein MPFSDYKTALVTGASSGIGAAVVERLCREGLEVHAVARSADALSQLAKRTGCFAHAIDVTDRPALAKLTSEVAFDVLVNNAGVDRPKKFLEADESDIDLLIDVNLRAVLHLCRMVVPGMVARDRGHVINISSIAGNYNFGGNSTYHASKAGVAMLSNQLRIDAFGKRVRVTEICPGRVATDIFNHVHGNDPSIRERFIDGFELPQASDIADAIAFAIAAPVSMNIGHMEITPTLQVMGGLQTAKPQTVENRPAENKAAAGGAGGKVA from the coding sequence ATGCCATTCTCAGACTACAAGACCGCACTCGTGACCGGCGCATCCTCCGGAATTGGCGCCGCCGTTGTCGAGCGCCTTTGCCGCGAAGGGCTGGAGGTGCATGCGGTTGCCAGAAGCGCGGACGCTCTCAGCCAGCTGGCGAAGCGCACCGGCTGCTTTGCCCATGCCATTGACGTGACGGACCGGCCGGCGCTTGCGAAGCTCACCAGCGAGGTTGCGTTCGATGTCCTCGTCAACAATGCCGGCGTCGACCGCCCGAAGAAATTTCTGGAAGCGGATGAGAGCGATATCGATCTCCTGATCGACGTCAACCTGCGCGCCGTGCTGCATCTGTGCCGCATGGTGGTGCCGGGCATGGTGGCGCGTGATCGCGGCCACGTCATCAACATCTCCTCCATAGCCGGTAATTACAATTTCGGCGGCAATTCCACCTATCATGCCAGCAAGGCCGGCGTGGCGATGCTGTCAAACCAGCTGCGCATTGATGCTTTCGGCAAGCGCGTGCGGGTGACGGAAATCTGCCCCGGCCGCGTCGCAACCGATATTTTCAACCATGTGCATGGTAACGATCCGAGCATTCGCGAACGTTTCATCGATGGTTTCGAGCTGCCGCAGGCATCCGATATCGCCGATGCGATTGCCTTTGCCATCGCCGCACCCGTGTCCATGAATATCGGCCACATGGAAATTACCCCGACGCTTCAGGTCATGGGTGGGCTGCAGACGGCCAAGCCCCAGACGGTTGAAAATCGGCCGGCTGAGAATAAGGCGGCGGCGGGCGGAGCCGGAGGAAAAGTCGCGTGA